The following proteins come from a genomic window of Vicinamibacterales bacterium:
- a CDS encoding tetratricopeptide repeat protein: protein MQIGSAVGPYQILRHLGSGGMGSVWLAEDTRLHRQVALKTLRPADDDDAPARARLMREARAAAALNHPHIAAVYDVLENDGHVVIVFEYVEGETLAARLARDVLPVPAAIDIACQIAGALVAAHAHGVVHRDLKPANVITGAGGQVKVLDFGIARILSIGTTKTGDGHTATGIGLIGTPAYAAPEQMVSGAVDERADLYALGVMLFEMISGRRPFTGSDPIALASSKLGKDAPPLSATGALVPRELQRLVASLLSRERDERPASAADVLARLRAIDGSPGTTAPAPASKRRVVVPVLATALVLAALVSLGVWGPLRRSSERPDSPPVVAVLPLANISGDGSKDFLAAGIAESLISSLAALPTVTVLSRASVTQARSRTPESSALARDLGATYLVEGSVQESGGRLRVSLNLVRPDRSVAWADNVEGVIDQIFDLQSRLAVMLTAALDVRVSAAERRRMNSQVTTSPEALNAYWQGRALLDRRDVKGNLDAAVTAFNRALALDARFAVAQAALGEAFWTQYVDTREPSWAQKATEAGLTALRLDPNRAEVRYTLAVTLAGSGRPDEAIEELHRALAMQPNYDDARRQLGQVLGRQGRVDEAVAEYRKALALTPNSSSTYGSMGLMLLGAARYDDAIAAFQKATELQPDNYIGFQRLGTAYQTVGKVDLALENYEQAIAIRPSAQAFSNIGALHHGRGDFTRAVEAYRQAIALRPNASATRRNLGDALARLGRAADARAAYLEAVRLAEAELKVDPNDARTTASLAVYLAKAGQPDRARQRIDQALRAAAEDVEVIFRAAVVAALRDRSQDALAYLAEAVRRGYSRASILDTDEFGKIKSSPAFVKLMKLD, encoded by the coding sequence GTGCAGATTGGCAGCGCCGTTGGACCGTACCAGATCCTGCGCCACCTCGGATCAGGGGGCATGGGATCGGTCTGGCTCGCCGAAGACACCCGCCTGCATCGCCAGGTTGCCCTCAAGACCCTCCGGCCCGCGGACGACGACGATGCGCCCGCCCGGGCGCGGTTGATGCGCGAGGCGCGCGCCGCCGCCGCCCTCAACCATCCGCACATTGCCGCCGTCTACGACGTGCTCGAAAACGACGGGCACGTCGTGATCGTGTTCGAGTACGTCGAGGGCGAAACGCTGGCCGCGCGGCTCGCGCGTGACGTGCTGCCGGTGCCTGCCGCCATCGACATCGCCTGCCAGATCGCCGGCGCGCTCGTGGCGGCGCACGCGCACGGCGTCGTGCATCGGGACCTCAAGCCCGCCAACGTCATCACCGGCGCCGGCGGGCAGGTCAAAGTCCTCGATTTTGGCATCGCGCGCATCCTGTCAATTGGCACCACGAAGACCGGCGACGGCCACACCGCCACCGGCATCGGCTTGATCGGGACGCCGGCGTACGCGGCGCCGGAGCAGATGGTGTCGGGCGCGGTTGACGAGCGCGCGGATCTTTACGCGCTCGGCGTCATGTTGTTCGAGATGATCAGCGGCCGTCGTCCCTTCACGGGCAGCGACCCGATCGCCCTGGCGTCGTCGAAACTCGGCAAGGACGCGCCGCCGCTGTCGGCCACCGGCGCCCTGGTCCCGCGCGAACTCCAGCGGCTCGTGGCCTCGCTGCTGTCGCGCGAGCGCGATGAGCGGCCGGCCTCGGCCGCCGACGTGCTGGCGCGGCTGAGGGCGATCGATGGCTCGCCGGGCACAACCGCGCCGGCGCCGGCGTCGAAGCGCCGGGTGGTGGTGCCCGTGCTGGCGACCGCCCTGGTGCTCGCCGCGCTCGTGTCACTCGGCGTGTGGGGCCCGCTGCGGCGGAGCAGCGAGCGGCCCGACTCGCCGCCGGTCGTGGCGGTGCTGCCGCTCGCGAACATCAGCGGCGACGGGTCGAAAGACTTCCTGGCGGCGGGCATCGCCGAAAGCCTGATCTCGAGCCTGGCGGCGTTGCCGACCGTGACCGTGCTGTCACGGGCCTCGGTGACCCAGGCGCGCAGCCGCACCCCGGAATCATCGGCGCTCGCGCGTGACCTGGGCGCGACCTACCTCGTCGAGGGCAGCGTGCAGGAGTCGGGCGGGCGGCTGCGCGTTTCGCTGAACCTGGTCAGGCCCGACCGCTCGGTGGCATGGGCCGACAACGTCGAAGGCGTCATCGATCAGATCTTTGACCTGCAGTCGCGCCTGGCGGTGATGCTCACGGCCGCGCTCGACGTGCGCGTGTCCGCGGCCGAGCGTCGGCGCATGAATTCGCAGGTCACCACCAGTCCGGAGGCGCTCAATGCCTATTGGCAGGGGCGGGCCCTGCTCGACCGCCGGGATGTGAAGGGCAACCTGGATGCCGCCGTCACCGCGTTCAACCGCGCGCTGGCGCTGGACGCGCGCTTTGCCGTCGCGCAAGCCGCCCTCGGCGAAGCCTTCTGGACGCAGTATGTGGACACGCGCGAGCCGTCGTGGGCGCAGAAGGCCACCGAGGCGGGACTCACGGCGCTGCGCCTCGACCCGAATCGTGCGGAGGTCCGTTACACGCTGGCCGTCACGCTCGCTGGGAGCGGCCGGCCAGACGAAGCGATCGAGGAATTGCACCGGGCGCTGGCGATGCAGCCCAATTACGATGACGCCCGCCGCCAACTTGGGCAGGTGTTGGGACGCCAGGGGCGGGTCGACGAGGCCGTGGCGGAGTACCGGAAGGCGCTCGCGCTGACGCCGAACTCCTCGAGCACTTATGGTTCCATGGGCCTCATGCTTCTTGGGGCGGCACGCTACGACGACGCGATTGCCGCCTTTCAGAAGGCGACCGAGCTGCAGCCCGATAACTACATCGGCTTCCAACGACTGGGCACGGCCTACCAGACAGTGGGGAAGGTGGACCTGGCGCTCGAGAACTACGAACAGGCCATTGCCATCCGCCCCTCAGCGCAGGCCTTCTCGAACATCGGGGCGTTGCACCATGGCCGCGGCGATTTCACGCGGGCCGTCGAAGCCTATCGTCAGGCGATTGCTCTTCGCCCGAACGCGTCTGCCACCCGGCGTAACCTCGGCGATGCACTGGCCAGGCTCGGCCGCGCCGCCGATGCTCGCGCCGCGTACTTGGAGGCTGTGCGCCTGGCGGAGGCGGAGCTCAAAGTCGACCCGAACGACGCGAGGACCACGGCGTCGCTTGCGGTCTATCTCGCCAAGGCCGGGCAGCCGGACCGCGCGCGGCAGCGGATCGACCAGGCGCTGCGCGCCGCCGCCGAGGACGTGGAGGTGATCTTCAGGGCAGCGGTCGTTGCCGCGTTGAGGGACCGGTCGCAGGACGCCCTCGCGTATCTCGCGGAGGCCGTGCGACGAGGATACAGTCGCGCGTCAATCCTCGATACCGATGAATTCGGCAAGATCAAGTCGTCGCCGGCGTTCGTGAAACTCATGAAGCTTGATTGA
- a CDS encoding amidohydrolase family protein: protein MLIRLAVATLFFLVPVAAQVPQQFDVLIRNGRVLDGTGNPWYRADIGITGDRIRAMGQLTGATARTVVDAADRLVTPGFIDVHSHAGEGLATEGLKHGQPLLAQGLTTVFVNPDGGGPVDLVAQRAGYEKQRIGTNVGLFVPHGSIRRAVMNMSDRDPNAGELARMVELTRQGMLAGAVGLSSGLYYAPGSYSKTAEVIAMARATAPFGGVYSSHIRDEADYSIGVVAAVQEVIDIAEQGGVTGVVSHMKALGPASWGLSKTLIERIEAARTRGVQVFADQYPYEASGTGIVGALMPRSAQVGGRDAMMKRILGELREEIRAEVKTNIARRGGADTLMISRYAADPSFEGQRLSDLAAKAGMAPEEFALKMLEKGDASLVSFNMSENDIEGIMRQPWTMTCTDGDLVPMGVGKPHPRAYGAFARKLKRYVRERNTVDIATAIRSMTSLPATVFGLKDRGQLRPGAFADVLIFDLAKVNDAATYQDPHQIAEGINDILVNGELVRREGKFTTALAGRVLRPERR, encoded by the coding sequence ATGTTGATTCGCCTTGCCGTCGCGACGCTGTTCTTCCTGGTGCCGGTCGCGGCCCAGGTCCCCCAACAGTTCGACGTCCTGATTCGTAATGGCCGCGTCCTCGACGGCACCGGCAATCCCTGGTACCGCGCCGACATCGGGATCACCGGCGACCGCATCCGGGCCATGGGCCAGCTAACCGGCGCCACCGCCAGGACCGTGGTCGACGCCGCCGATCGCCTGGTCACGCCGGGGTTCATCGACGTCCATTCGCACGCGGGCGAAGGCCTGGCCACCGAGGGCCTGAAGCACGGGCAGCCGCTGCTCGCTCAGGGCCTCACCACCGTGTTCGTCAATCCCGACGGCGGCGGACCGGTGGACCTGGTCGCCCAGCGCGCCGGCTACGAGAAACAACGCATCGGCACCAACGTCGGGTTGTTTGTTCCACACGGCTCCATCCGCCGCGCGGTGATGAACATGTCGGATCGCGATCCGAATGCCGGCGAGCTGGCGCGGATGGTCGAGCTCACGCGCCAGGGCATGCTGGCCGGCGCCGTCGGCCTGTCGAGCGGCCTCTACTACGCCCCCGGCAGCTACTCGAAGACCGCCGAGGTGATCGCGATGGCCAGGGCCACCGCGCCGTTCGGCGGCGTCTACTCGAGCCACATCCGCGACGAAGCCGACTACAGCATCGGCGTGGTCGCGGCGGTGCAGGAAGTGATCGACATCGCCGAGCAGGGCGGCGTGACCGGCGTGGTCTCGCACATGAAGGCGCTGGGCCCGGCCAGCTGGGGCCTGTCGAAGACGCTGATCGAGCGGATTGAAGCGGCGCGGACCCGCGGCGTGCAGGTGTTCGCCGATCAGTATCCCTATGAAGCCAGCGGCACCGGGATTGTCGGCGCGCTGATGCCGCGGTCGGCGCAGGTCGGCGGGCGCGACGCGATGATGAAGCGGATCCTCGGCGAGCTGCGGGAAGAGATCCGCGCCGAGGTCAAGACCAACATCGCCCGTCGCGGCGGCGCCGACACCCTGATGATCAGCCGCTACGCCGCCGACCCGTCGTTCGAGGGCCAGCGTCTCTCGGACCTGGCGGCCAAGGCGGGCATGGCGCCGGAAGAGTTCGCGCTCAAGATGCTCGAGAAGGGCGACGCCAGCCTGGTGTCGTTCAACATGTCCGAGAACGACATCGAGGGCATCATGCGGCAGCCGTGGACCATGACCTGCACCGACGGCGACCTGGTGCCGATGGGCGTGGGCAAGCCGCACCCGCGCGCCTACGGCGCGTTCGCGCGCAAGCTCAAGCGCTACGTCCGCGAGCGGAACACCGTGGACATCGCCACGGCGATTCGCTCAATGACGTCACTGCCGGCCACGGTGTTTGGATTGAAGGACCGCGGCCAGCTGCGCCCCGGCGCGTTTGCCGATGTGCTGATCTTCGACCTGGCGAAAGTGAACGACGCGGCGACCTATCAGGATCCGCACCAGATCGCCGAAGGGATCAACGACATCCTCGTCAACGGCGAGCTGGTGCGGCGTGAGGGGAAGTTCACGACCGCGCTGGCAGGCCGCGTGCTGCGGCCCGAGCGGCGCTAG
- a CDS encoding GNAT family N-acetyltransferase produces the protein MTIRPAQPADREFVLAMADRLVSFEVPAFRSKAEFAAGDRRALAEWFREPKPGEALFIAEHDGRPAGCVYLVTLVDYFNERPHAHLSVLAVTSEAEGKGVGSALLDHSEAWARERGSDRLTLSALVTNARARALYERRGFAGEYIRYVKLLQP, from the coding sequence ATGACCATTCGCCCCGCGCAACCGGCGGACCGCGAGTTCGTGCTCGCCATGGCCGACCGGCTGGTGTCGTTCGAGGTGCCGGCGTTTCGATCGAAAGCCGAGTTTGCCGCAGGTGACCGCCGCGCGCTCGCGGAGTGGTTCCGCGAACCCAAGCCGGGCGAGGCCCTGTTCATCGCCGAGCATGACGGCCGGCCCGCCGGCTGCGTCTACCTGGTGACCCTGGTCGATTATTTCAACGAGCGCCCGCACGCGCACCTCTCAGTGCTGGCGGTGACGTCGGAGGCCGAGGGCAAGGGGGTGGGCTCGGCCCTGCTCGACCACTCCGAAGCCTGGGCGCGCGAGCGCGGATCCGATCGCCTGACGCTGAGCGCGCTGGTCACCAACGCCCGCGCCCGCGCGCTCTACGAACGCCGCGGCTTCGCCGGCGAATACATTCGCTACGTCAAGCTCCTGCAGCCTTAG
- the ispG gene encoding flavodoxin-dependent (E)-4-hydroxy-3-methylbut-2-enyl-diphosphate synthase yields MLTIGKRHRTTGVKVGNVMVGGGAPVVVQSMTMTDTADAKGTAQQCIELWQAGSEMVRVTVNVPEAAAAVPEVKQRMLDAGCTAPLIGDFHYNGHLLLTRHPDCARALDKYRINPGNVGTGKRRDEQFATICQVAIDHGKPVRIGVNGGSLNQELVMAKMQENTDRNLGKESDDIISECMVLSAVQSTELAIETGLRPDQIIVSCKLSRPRHLIDVYRALARQTTQPLHLGLTEAGMGTKGLVWSAAAMGVLLAEGIGDTIRVSLTPKPGGDRREEVYAACELLQSLGLRTFAPSVTACPGCGRTTSSTFQELAEAVQGYIREQMPSWKKNYEGVETLTLAVMGCVVNGPGESKAANIGISLPGTGEAPNCPVFIDGVHATTLKGTYDELALAFQQLLDDYVERKYPKKGVPVAG; encoded by the coding sequence ATGCTAACGATTGGTAAGCGGCATCGGACGACCGGCGTCAAGGTGGGCAACGTCATGGTGGGCGGTGGGGCTCCGGTCGTCGTGCAGTCCATGACCATGACCGACACGGCCGATGCCAAGGGCACGGCGCAGCAGTGCATTGAGCTCTGGCAGGCAGGCTCGGAGATGGTGCGAGTCACGGTGAACGTGCCGGAGGCGGCCGCGGCGGTTCCGGAGGTCAAGCAGCGGATGCTCGACGCCGGCTGCACGGCTCCGCTGATCGGCGACTTCCACTACAACGGCCACCTGCTGCTGACGCGCCACCCGGATTGCGCGCGGGCGCTCGACAAGTACCGGATCAATCCCGGCAACGTCGGCACCGGCAAGCGGCGGGACGAACAGTTCGCCACGATCTGCCAGGTCGCCATCGACCACGGCAAGCCCGTCCGCATCGGCGTCAACGGCGGCTCCCTCAACCAGGAGCTGGTGATGGCGAAGATGCAGGAGAACACCGACCGCAACCTCGGCAAGGAATCGGATGACATCATCAGCGAGTGCATGGTGCTGTCGGCCGTGCAGTCCACCGAGCTGGCGATCGAGACGGGCCTGCGCCCGGACCAGATCATCGTCTCGTGCAAGCTGTCGCGGCCGCGCCACTTGATCGACGTCTACCGCGCGCTCGCGCGCCAGACCACGCAGCCGCTTCACCTCGGGCTCACCGAAGCCGGCATGGGGACCAAGGGACTGGTGTGGTCCGCCGCCGCGATGGGCGTGCTGCTGGCCGAGGGCATTGGCGACACGATCCGGGTGTCGCTGACCCCGAAGCCCGGCGGCGATCGGCGCGAGGAAGTGTATGCGGCCTGCGAACTGCTGCAGTCGCTCGGTCTGCGGACCTTTGCGCCGAGCGTGACCGCGTGCCCCGGCTGCGGCCGGACCACGAGCTCGACGTTCCAGGAACTCGCGGAGGCCGTGCAGGGCTACATCCGTGAGCAGATGCCGTCGTGGAAGAAGAACTACGAGGGCGTGGAAACCCTGACGCTCGCCGTGATGGGGTGCGTCGTCAACGGCCCGGGCGAATCCAAGGCCGCCAACATCGGCATCTCGCTGCCCGGCACGGGCGAGGCGCCCAACTGCCCGGTGTTCATCGACGGCGTGCACGCCACCACGCTCAAGGGCACCTACGACGAGCTGGCCCTCGCCTTCCAGCAACTGCTCGACGACTACGTCGAGCGGAAGTACCCGAAGAAGGGCGTGCCGGTCGCCGGATGA
- a CDS encoding Gfo/Idh/MocA family oxidoreductase has translation MSSLRWGILGTARINRRLIPAMRLARRSELVAVASRTRARATAYAQGWEIPRAIEGYQALLDDPAIDAVYIPLPNSEHVPWTLAAIRSGKHVLCEKPMALAPADIDRIAAAAAAAKVVVEEGFMYRHEPLTAKVLELVHGGALGTVRAIVSGFTFALDHDADPRLAPALGGGSLWDVGCYPVTYARLLAGRDPKMVFGSAQWHANGVDEEFMGMLRFPGGLTANIYSGFRAALRTWLEVLGSEGALTVPNPFKPSAREALELERGGRVELIEVAGSPELFVREIEDFEAAVLDGAPSVVTLADSRYAAATLSALLESARDSAALYPQ, from the coding sequence ATGTCGTCACTGCGCTGGGGCATTCTCGGTACCGCCCGCATCAACCGGCGGCTCATCCCGGCCATGCGGTTGGCGCGGCGTAGCGAGCTGGTCGCGGTGGCCAGCCGCACCCGCGCGCGGGCCACGGCGTACGCGCAAGGCTGGGAGATTCCGCGCGCCATCGAAGGCTACCAGGCGCTGCTGGACGACCCGGCGATCGACGCCGTCTACATTCCCCTGCCCAACAGCGAACACGTGCCGTGGACGCTCGCCGCCATCAGGTCCGGCAAGCACGTGCTGTGCGAGAAGCCCATGGCGCTCGCTCCCGCCGACATCGATCGCATTGCCGCGGCCGCGGCGGCGGCGAAGGTGGTCGTCGAGGAAGGCTTCATGTACCGGCACGAACCGCTCACGGCCAAGGTGCTCGAACTGGTCCATGGCGGCGCCCTCGGCACCGTTCGCGCCATCGTCTCCGGTTTCACCTTCGCCCTGGACCACGACGCCGATCCGCGGCTCGCCCCTGCGCTCGGCGGCGGCTCCTTGTGGGATGTCGGCTGCTACCCCGTCACCTACGCGCGGCTGCTGGCCGGACGAGATCCCAAGATGGTGTTTGGCTCGGCTCAGTGGCACGCCAACGGCGTGGACGAAGAGTTCATGGGCATGCTGCGCTTCCCGGGCGGCCTGACCGCCAACATCTACTCCGGGTTCCGGGCGGCGTTGCGGACGTGGCTCGAGGTGCTGGGAAGCGAAGGTGCGCTGACGGTGCCGAACCCGTTCAAGCCCTCCGCGCGCGAAGCACTGGAGCTCGAACGCGGCGGCCGGGTCGAACTGATCGAGGTCGCCGGCTCACCGGAACTGTTCGTGCGTGAAATCGAGGACTTCGAGGCCGCGGTCCTGGACGGCGCCCCTTCGGTCGTGACCCTTGCCGACAGCCGATACGCCGCCGCCACGCTGTCGGCCCTCCTCGAATCGGCACGCGACTCGGCGGCGTTGTATCCTCAATAG
- a CDS encoding DUF1572 family protein — MSTDSPILTDAIDEFQKIRRLADKAIEQLSGEQLQAKIDPEANSVAVIMRHMAGNMRSRWVDFLASDGEKPDRMRDREFEDVPQTRAELLAEWDRGWQCVFEALTPLTDADLQRAVVIRGEPHTVHKAIMRQVSHYAGHAYQILFLAKHLLGANWKTLSIPRGQSEEFNRRMLARLKSEH; from the coding sequence ATGTCCACTGACTCGCCCATCCTCACCGACGCCATCGACGAGTTCCAGAAGATCAGGAGGCTCGCGGACAAGGCGATCGAACAGCTCTCCGGCGAACAGCTGCAGGCGAAGATCGATCCCGAGGCGAACAGCGTCGCGGTGATCATGCGGCACATGGCGGGCAACATGCGGTCGCGCTGGGTGGACTTCCTGGCCAGCGACGGCGAGAAGCCGGACCGCATGCGCGACCGGGAATTCGAGGACGTGCCGCAAACGCGCGCGGAGCTGCTGGCCGAATGGGATCGCGGGTGGCAATGCGTGTTCGAGGCGCTCACGCCACTGACCGACGCCGACCTGCAGCGCGCGGTGGTCATCCGCGGCGAGCCGCACACGGTCCACAAGGCGATAATGCGGCAGGTGTCGCACTACGCGGGCCATGCCTACCAGATCCTGTTCCTGGCGAAGCACCTGCTCGGCGCGAACTGGAAGACGCTGTCGATTCCCCGCGGCCAGTCCGAGGAATTCAATCGACGCATGCTGGCCAGGCTGAAGTCGGAACACTGA
- a CDS encoding TonB-dependent receptor, protein MSRIVSGAMVALLVFACIDSSSAQGVQTGSVRGVVRDATGLVLPQATVRAESPAQQGGRVTDTDQAGAYRLTGLAPGDYTITFEFAGFQPVAQHLRVGVGAIEQLDASLQAAGVTEAVTVSAATPSLLSTTLGGASFRAADLDALPTGRTPSLVAELAPGLTNNTPNVNQVTISGAVAYDNVFLVDGVDIGDNLLARPDDLYIEEAVDETQVQTAGISAEYGRFSGGVVNAVTKRGGNLFSGSIRSNLSNAAWTDETPFEVTNRQKRQSKMDRYYEGTFGGPLRRDRVWFFFAGRTQSSETSLTLPQTAAAFQQADDQRRWELKVTATPLANQTVQVQYLDRRQTSLRPSLPITIDATASDTQDTPGHLFVANWNGVLSGRFFATAQYSQKANHPRFGNTSTRLADSPFLTIGRVSPGGLHFGAPYFDRTDPEDRDNDQITGSVSYFGSRPGWGTHDVKAGVEMFSLQLRGGNSQSSTGYLFNTDYATAGGRPLTDASGRVVPVWIPGASSVGNTLPTRGAELDITTTSFYVQDRWTPTARLALDLGLRYEHASSAATGDAPSIGAQSFMPRLSANYELRDGGRTVVGASYAHYSGRYTSSIFGRNTPVANAGRVTSVYNGPAGQGYDFAPASDLANYSVVSGSFPTANIFLAGDLHSPLTREVTLSAAQQVGARGAVRAMYVWRRATGLVESFIDDPSAAGKTAVALNGVTFGTFDNVYYRNSDAAVRDYQAVELQGNYRLRSNWSVVGQWTVQLKNDGNYEGEAANQPGIGSVLGDYPELLTEARNYPMGRLDDYQQHKVRVWSNYQLDMGRFGSVAVTPMWRYNSATTYSLVANSVPLTAVQRARNPGYARLPGSGANGSQTLFFGERGSEEFAGYGLVDLGVTYQVPVVKSLRPWVKIEVLNALNNDKLIGWDTTVTADAASALDANGLPTGYVRGVRFGQGTSTAHYPRPRPGMTGGRTILGAFGLRF, encoded by the coding sequence ATGTCTCGCATTGTATCGGGCGCGATGGTTGCGCTGCTCGTGTTCGCCTGTATTGATTCGTCGTCGGCGCAAGGTGTCCAGACCGGTTCGGTCAGAGGTGTTGTTCGCGATGCGACCGGCCTCGTCCTTCCTCAAGCCACCGTCCGGGCCGAGTCTCCGGCACAGCAGGGCGGGCGGGTCACGGACACCGACCAGGCCGGCGCCTATCGGCTGACCGGGCTCGCGCCCGGCGACTACACGATCACTTTCGAGTTCGCGGGTTTCCAGCCCGTGGCCCAGCACCTGCGCGTCGGCGTGGGGGCCATCGAGCAACTGGATGCCTCGCTGCAGGCGGCGGGTGTCACGGAAGCCGTGACCGTCAGCGCGGCCACGCCGTCGTTGCTATCAACGACCCTTGGCGGCGCGAGCTTCCGCGCCGCGGACCTCGACGCGCTGCCGACCGGCCGCACGCCGTCGCTCGTGGCTGAACTGGCGCCGGGTCTCACCAACAACACGCCGAACGTGAACCAGGTGACGATTTCGGGCGCGGTGGCCTACGACAACGTGTTCCTGGTGGACGGCGTCGACATTGGCGACAACCTGCTCGCGCGTCCGGACGACCTCTACATCGAAGAGGCGGTGGACGAGACCCAGGTGCAGACAGCGGGGATTTCCGCCGAGTACGGCCGCTTCTCGGGCGGCGTCGTGAACGCCGTGACCAAGCGGGGCGGCAACCTGTTCTCGGGCAGCATCCGCAGCAACCTGTCGAACGCGGCGTGGACCGACGAGACGCCCTTCGAGGTGACCAATCGGCAGAAGCGGCAGAGCAAGATGGACCGCTACTACGAAGGCACGTTCGGCGGCCCGCTCCGCCGCGACCGCGTGTGGTTCTTCTTCGCCGGGCGCACGCAGTCGAGCGAGACCAGCCTGACGCTGCCGCAGACCGCCGCGGCGTTCCAGCAGGCCGACGACCAGCGCCGCTGGGAGCTGAAGGTCACCGCCACGCCCCTGGCCAACCAGACGGTGCAGGTGCAGTACCTCGACCGGCGGCAGACCAGCCTGCGGCCGTCGTTGCCCATCACGATCGATGCGACGGCGAGCGATACGCAAGACACGCCGGGTCATCTCTTCGTGGCGAACTGGAACGGCGTTTTGTCGGGACGGTTCTTCGCGACCGCGCAGTATTCGCAGAAGGCCAATCACCCGCGGTTCGGCAACACCAGCACGCGCCTCGCCGACTCGCCATTCCTGACCATCGGGCGCGTGTCGCCGGGCGGGCTCCATTTCGGCGCGCCCTACTTCGATCGCACCGATCCCGAAGATCGCGACAACGACCAGATCACCGGCAGCGTGTCGTACTTCGGCTCGCGTCCCGGTTGGGGCACGCATGACGTGAAGGCGGGCGTCGAGATGTTCTCGCTCCAGCTGCGCGGCGGCAACTCGCAGTCGTCCACCGGCTACCTGTTCAACACCGACTACGCCACCGCCGGCGGCCGCCCGCTCACCGATGCCAGCGGGCGCGTGGTGCCGGTGTGGATTCCCGGCGCCTCGTCGGTCGGCAACACGCTGCCGACGCGCGGCGCCGAGCTCGACATCACGACCACGTCGTTCTACGTGCAGGATCGGTGGACGCCCACCGCGCGCCTGGCGCTGGACCTCGGCCTGCGCTACGAGCACGCATCGAGCGCGGCCACTGGCGACGCGCCAAGCATTGGCGCCCAGTCGTTCATGCCGCGCCTGAGCGCGAACTACGAGTTGCGTGACGGCGGGCGCACGGTGGTCGGCGCCTCCTACGCGCATTACTCCGGGCGCTACACCTCGAGTATCTTCGGCCGCAACACGCCGGTCGCCAACGCGGGACGCGTCACCAGCGTCTACAACGGCCCCGCCGGACAGGGCTACGACTTTGCCCCGGCCTCCGACCTGGCCAACTACTCGGTGGTGTCGGGCTCGTTCCCGACGGCCAACATCTTCCTGGCCGGCGACCTCCACTCGCCGCTGACGCGCGAGGTCACGCTGTCGGCCGCCCAGCAAGTGGGCGCCCGCGGCGCGGTGCGCGCGATGTACGTGTGGCGCCGCGCGACCGGCCTGGTCGAGTCGTTCATCGACGACCCGTCGGCCGCCGGCAAGACCGCGGTGGCGCTGAATGGCGTGACGTTCGGCACGTTCGACAACGTCTACTACCGCAATTCGGACGCGGCGGTGCGTGACTACCAGGCCGTGGAGCTGCAGGGCAACTACCGCCTGCGGTCGAACTGGTCGGTGGTCGGTCAGTGGACGGTGCAGTTGAAGAACGACGGCAACTACGAGGGTGAGGCCGCCAACCAGCCGGGCATCGGTTCGGTGCTGGGCGACTATCCCGAACTGCTGACCGAAGCCCGCAACTACCCGATGGGCCGGCTGGACGACTACCAGCAGCACAAGGTGCGGGTATGGTCGAACTATCAGCTCGACATGGGCCGCTTCGGCAGCGTGGCCGTGACACCGATGTGGCGCTACAACTCGGCGACCACCTACAGCCTGGTCGCCAACAGCGTGCCGCTCACCGCGGTGCAGCGCGCGCGCAATCCCGGCTATGCGCGGCTGCCGGGTTCCGGGGCCAACGGCTCGCAAACGCTGTTCTTCGGCGAGCGGGGCAGTGAGGAGTTCGCCGGCTACGGCCTCGTCGACCTGGGTGTGACCTACCAGGTGCCGGTCGTGAAGTCGCTGCGGCCCTGGGTGAAGATCGAGGTGCTCAACGCCCTCAACAACGACAAGCTGATCGGATGGGACACCACCGTGACCGCTGATGCCGCGAGCGCGCTCGACGCCAACGGCCTGCCGACCGGCTATGTGCGCGGCGTCCGCTTCGGCCAGGGCACGTCCACCGCGCACTACCCGCGGCCCCGCCCCGGCATGACCGGCGGCCGCACGATCCTCGGCGCATTCGGCTTGCGCTTCTAG